Proteins co-encoded in one Papaver somniferum cultivar HN1 chromosome 5, ASM357369v1, whole genome shotgun sequence genomic window:
- the LOC113283810 gene encoding uncharacterized protein LOC113283810: MGSSSSLHRVTCMCLMQLKIRSCKNMNMPNRSCSCNCWLIVGFPCAHAVRCIMAHGDNPIDYCGRNVMEVEHLLNYLNENDAVIESPTEEEIIESVMNNENDPDPDDSSVVPNMSSKDAFQAMAT; this comes from the exons ATGGGGTCATCTTCATCATTACATCGAGTCACTTGCATGTGTTTGATGCA GTTAAAAATCAGAAGTTGCAAGAATATGAATATGCCTAATCGGAGTTGCAGCTGCAACTGTTGGCTTATTGTAGGATTCCCTTGTGCACATGCGGTTCGTTGCATTATGGCTCATGGAGATAATCCTATTGATTACTGTGGGAG AAATGTGATGGAGGTCGAACATCTTTTGAACTATCTTAACGAGAATGATGCAGTTATTGAGTCTCCAACAGAagaagaaattattgagtcagtAATGAATAATGAGAATGATCCTGATCCAGATGATAGTAGCGTCGTACCAAATATGTCATCTAAAGATGCTTTTCAAGCTATGGCCACTTAA